The Zhihengliuella sp. ISTPL4 genomic interval CGTGATCGGTGTCCTGCAGCTGGACAAGGCGGTCAGCGCCCTCGTCTGATCAGAGCGCGCGATGCGCCCCACCGGAGATCACCCGGATGAACGCGGCCCGCGGCTGGTGACCCCACGAGAGGACGACAGTACTGTGCGGGGAAAGGCGGTTCGGCAGAGATGAAGGAGATGGACATGGCCCGTGACTTCCAGGGCAGAATCGAACTCGACGTCCGCGACTCGGAGGCGGATTGGGATGCTTTCCTCCCGGCGAAGCCGCGCGAGGGCGCGCCGAATGTGCTCGTCGTGCTCTATGACGACACGGGCATGGCGGCCTGGTCCCCGTACGGCGGACGCATCAACATGCCGACCATGGACCGCCTGGCGCAGAACGGTCTGACGTACTCCCAGTGGCATACGACGGCCCTCTGCTCCCCCACCCGGTCGACGTTCCTCACCGGACGCAACCACCATCTCAACGGTTTCGCGACGATCTCGGAGTCGTCCACGGGGTTCCCCGGCTACAACTCCCACATCCCGGACTCGAACACCACGATGGCCCACGTCCTCCGCGACGCCGGCTGGTCGACGTTCTGGGTGGGCAAGAACCACAACGTCCCGATCGACGAGTGGACGGCCGGCGCCTCCAAGAAGCACTGGCCGCTGGCGCAGGGCTACGACCGGTTCTATGGCTTCATCGGCGGGGAGACCAACAACTGGTATCCCTCGCTCGCCGAGGACAACCACTACATCGACCAGCCCTACCTCCCCGAAGAGGGCTACCACCTGTCGAAGGACCTCGCCGACCAGGCGCTGTCGATGATCCGGGACGTGAAGCAGACCGAGCCGGACAAGCCCTGGTACCTCTGGTTCTGCCCCGGCGCCAATCACGCGCCGCATCACGCACCGCAGGAGTACATCGACAAGTACAAGGGGGCTTTCGACGACGGCTACGAGGCCTACCGCGAATGGGTGCTCGCCCGGATGATCGAGAAAGGGATCGTCCCGGAGGGCACGGAGCTCACCGCGCTGAACCCCATGCCGGAAGGCGCCTTCGCCGCTGCCGATGAGGTGCGCCCCTGGAGCTCACTGAACGACGAGGAGAAGGCGATGTTCTCACGCATGGCGGAGGTCTACGCCGGCTTCAGCGAGTACACCGACGCCCAGGTCGGCCGCATCGTGGACTACCTGGAGGAGTCGGGCCAGCTCGACAACACCCTCATCATCTACTGCGCCGACAACGGCGCCTCCGGCGAAGGCAGCCCGAACGGCTCGGTGAACGAGGGCAAGATCTTCGGCGGGTACCCGGACGACGAGGCCGAGAACCTGCGCATGGTCGACAAGCTCGGCTCCCCCGACACGTACAACCACTACCCGACGGGGTGGGCCGCGGCGTTCTCGACACCTTACAAGATGTTCAAGCGCTACACCTATCAGGGAGGCGTCTGCGATCCGCTCGTGATCCACTGGCCGGCCGGCATCCGCGCGCGCGGCGAGATCCGTCATCAGTACCACCACTCGACCGACATCGTCCCGACGATCCTGGAGGCCTGCGGCGTCGACTTCCCCGAGGTGTATGGCGGCATCGAACAGACGCCGCTCTCCGGTGTCTCGATGGCGTACTCTTTCGACGCCGCCCCGGAGGCGCCGACGGAGAAGGAGACGCAGTACTACGAGATGTTCGGGCAGCGCGGCATCTGGCACAAGGGTTGGAAGGCCGTCACCGTCCACGGACCGATCAGCGGAAAGGGGCACTTCGACGAGGACGAGTGGGAGCTGTACCACACCGACGTCGACCGTGCCGAGGCCGTCAACCTCGCCGCGGAGCATCCGGACAAGCTCGAGGAACTCAAGGCGCTCTGGATGGAGGAGGCGAAGGCCAATGCGGTGCTTCCCCTGAACGACCTTCAAATCATCGGCAACCCGAAGGACTTCGAGACCTTCGTGGCGATGGAGTTCCATCAGCCGGCGCCACCCTCCGGTCGGTTCGTCTACTACCCCGGCACCAGCGAAGTGCCGGAGCGGTCGGCGGCGAACACCCACGGCGTCTCCTTCAAGATCGCGGCGGAAGTCGAGTTCACCCCGGAAACCGAGGGCGTCATCTTCGCGCACGGCTCCCGATTCGGCGGACACGCTCTGGTGGTCAAGGACGGCGAGGTGCACTACGTCTACAACTTCCTGGGCATCCCGCCCGAGGACCGCATCTCCGGCCCTGCGCCGACCTCGGGGAAGCACATCATCGGCGTCGAGTTCGTCAAGGAGAGCATGGGCGAGTACCGGGAGGGCGTCGGTCCCGCGCGGCTCTACATCGACGAGGAGCAGGTCGCCGAGAAGCAGATCCGCACGGTCCTCGGTCACTTCTCCCTCTGCGGTGAGGGCCTGACGATCGGGCGGGACAGCGCCGACCCCGTGTCGTCCCTGTACGGCTACGGCTTCGACTTCCGCGGCGGGAGCATCGCCCAGGTCGTGTTCGACATCGCCGACGACGCCTACCTCGACCTGGAGGCGCACCTGGCGGCGGCCATGGCCCGCGACTGACCCCGACGGCGGCCGCCCCGTCCCTCAGAGCAATCCGAGGGCCTGGGCGGCTGCCGTCACCCCGTCGCGATCCGAGACCCCCAGCTTGCGGTAGATGTTGCGCACGTGCGTCTTCACCGTGTTCGGGGAGATGTACTCCTGCTGTGCGATCTGCCGCAGCGTGGCGTTGCGGCTCAAGGCGCTCAGCACGATGCGCTCCCGCTGCGTCAGCTCCTCCTCGACGAGGACTCCGGCGGCAGACAGCCGCTCCCGTACCCGATCGGCGAAGTGCGTCCGGGCTCCCGCCGTCGCCCTGGCCGCCAGCAGTCGCGACACGATCGGGCCCGCCTCGGCGACGCGGCGCACGTGGTCCTCCGGTTCAGCGAGGGCGAGAGCGGTCGCCAGCGCGAACTGCGCGCGGTCCGGCTCACCCTCGTGCACGTCGAGCTCGGCTTCCACCAGCCACGCGTCGATCACGGAGGCCGGCAGCAGACACGGCACGCTCCCTTCCAGCACCGGAGCGAGCGCCCCGCGGGCGATGCCCTCGCGGCGGTCATGAACGGCGGCGATCGCCCGGAGAACGAGCACGTCGCCGGTATCCCCCAGTGCATCCTCGAGGTCGGCGATGAATCGGTCGCGGAGCGTCGGCTCGCCCAGCCGGTCGAAGGCGTGTACGGCGAACGGCCCCATCATGGCGTACCAATGCGGCGGGAGCGGCAGGTCTTCCCGGGGAGTCAGGGTGTCCAGGAGCAGGACGGCGGCTTCCCGGGGGTCGCTCGCCAGGTCCGCCGCGAGCAGGGCGCGCATTCCGTGCAGCCCCCGCCCGATCGCCGCCTCTCCGGCGTCGGCGATCACTCGCGCTGCGCCCTGCAAGGTCTCGCCCTCCGCGAGGGGCTGCATCTCCTCGTAGGGAACCCAGAAGCGCCAGACCCGCGTCACCTCGAAGAACGCGTTGTCCGGCTCGTCGAGCTCTCGCCACCGGTGCTCCAGAGCGAGTCCCGCCTCGATCGCGTCTCGGAGTCTGCCCCGGAAGAGGACGCTCGTGGCGAGCACGGCCTCCGCCTGGAGCTCTGCCGCCCGCGCCCCGATCGCGCGGGCGAGATCCGCCGCCAGCCGGGCATCCGCTTCCGCGCGGTCGAGCCGGCCCACGTACAGCTCGGCGGTCGCCGCCTCGAGGAGGGCGTAGGTGTCGAGCTGATCTTCGCCGCTGAGGTTCCGCAGATCGGCGCCGGCGGCGTCGAGGGTTTCGGCGATCCCGCCTCGCCGCAGCGCGGTGTGCAGCGCGATCCCGTACCGCCAGCGTCGTGCGGCGTCGGACTCGCCCTCGCCGCTCGCGGTGACGATCACGGCCGTCGAGACGTCCCCGCTGCTCAGTTCCGCCGCGGCGATCAGCATGCGCACGGTCGGCACGGCCTGCCGCGTCACGGGCAGCTCCGCCATCACCTCCCGCACCAGATCCGCCCGGCCGTCCAACACCAGCTGCATTCCGCACCGACGGAGGACACCGGTCGTGCAGGCCGTCTCGCCACCGCGCACGGCATGACGCAACGCGAGGAGCGGCTGACGCTGCCCGGCGAACCAGTCCGCCGCCCGCCGGTGCAGCTCCTCCACACGGTCGACGCCGGTCTCTCGGAGACGCCCGAGCAGGAATTCCCGCAGCAGCGGCGGATACCGGTACTGCGGCGGCTCCGCGGCGTCGGGGCCGACGAGGACCTGCAGGCGGAGCAGGCGGTCGATCAGCGCCGGGACCGTCCCGGCTTCGGAGAGCACGGCCGCGAGCTCGGCGGTGAAGGACTCGACGACTGCCGTCGCCTCCAGGAAGGACCGGAGCTCGCCGTCCAGGTCGGCGAGGACCTCCTCCACGAAGTAGTCCACGACCTCGGGGGCGTCCCCGCGCAGCGGGTGGGGAAGGACGGCCCGCTCCCCTGCCGCGTCGAGCATCATGAGCTGTAGGCCGGTGGCCCATCCCTCCGTGCGGGCGAGGACCGTGCTGATCTCCCCCTGGGAGAGCCTGATGCCTCGGGCTCGGAAGAACGACCGGACCTCGGCGGGAGTGAAGGCGAGAGCGCGGGCGTCGAGCTCGAGCGCCACTCCCGCGATGCGTCGGCGCGCGAGAGGGATGGCCCTGGCTGGGCCGTCTCCTCGTCCTCCACCCGAT includes:
- a CDS encoding arylsulfatase, whose amino-acid sequence is MARDFQGRIELDVRDSEADWDAFLPAKPREGAPNVLVVLYDDTGMAAWSPYGGRINMPTMDRLAQNGLTYSQWHTTALCSPTRSTFLTGRNHHLNGFATISESSTGFPGYNSHIPDSNTTMAHVLRDAGWSTFWVGKNHNVPIDEWTAGASKKHWPLAQGYDRFYGFIGGETNNWYPSLAEDNHYIDQPYLPEEGYHLSKDLADQALSMIRDVKQTEPDKPWYLWFCPGANHAPHHAPQEYIDKYKGAFDDGYEAYREWVLARMIEKGIVPEGTELTALNPMPEGAFAAADEVRPWSSLNDEEKAMFSRMAEVYAGFSEYTDAQVGRIVDYLEESGQLDNTLIIYCADNGASGEGSPNGSVNEGKIFGGYPDDEAENLRMVDKLGSPDTYNHYPTGWAAAFSTPYKMFKRYTYQGGVCDPLVIHWPAGIRARGEIRHQYHHSTDIVPTILEACGVDFPEVYGGIEQTPLSGVSMAYSFDAAPEAPTEKETQYYEMFGQRGIWHKGWKAVTVHGPISGKGHFDEDEWELYHTDVDRAEAVNLAAEHPDKLEELKALWMEEAKANAVLPLNDLQIIGNPKDFETFVAMEFHQPAPPSGRFVYYPGTSEVPERSAANTHGVSFKIAAEVEFTPETEGVIFAHGSRFGGHALVVKDGEVHYVYNFLGIPPEDRISGPAPTSGKHIIGVEFVKESMGEYREGVGPARLYIDEEQVAEKQIRTVLGHFSLCGEGLTIGRDSADPVSSLYGYGFDFRGGSIAQVVFDIADDAYLDLEAHLAAAMARD
- a CDS encoding LuxR C-terminal-related transcriptional regulator, with the translated sequence MALELDARALAFTPAEVRSFFRARGIRLSQGEISTVLARTEGWATGLQLMMLDAAGERAVLPHPLRGDAPEVVDYFVEEVLADLDGELRSFLEATAVVESFTAELAAVLSEAGTVPALIDRLLRLQVLVGPDAAEPPQYRYPPLLREFLLGRLRETGVDRVEELHRRAADWFAGQRQPLLALRHAVRGGETACTTGVLRRCGMQLVLDGRADLVREVMAELPVTRQAVPTVRMLIAAAELSSGDVSTAVIVTASGEGESDAARRWRYGIALHTALRRGGIAETLDAAGADLRNLSGEDQLDTYALLEAATAELYVGRLDRAEADARLAADLARAIGARAAELQAEAVLATSVLFRGRLRDAIEAGLALEHRWRELDEPDNAFFEVTRVWRFWVPYEEMQPLAEGETLQGAARVIADAGEAAIGRGLHGMRALLAADLASDPREAAVLLLDTLTPREDLPLPPHWYAMMGPFAVHAFDRLGEPTLRDRFIADLEDALGDTGDVLVLRAIAAVHDRREGIARGALAPVLEGSVPCLLPASVIDAWLVEAELDVHEGEPDRAQFALATALALAEPEDHVRRVAEAGPIVSRLLAARATAGARTHFADRVRERLSAAGVLVEEELTQRERIVLSALSRNATLRQIAQQEYISPNTVKTHVRNIYRKLGVSDRDGVTAAAQALGLL